Genomic window (Fibrobacter sp. UWP2):
AAAAATCCGGCAAGTTTGTATGCGAGGGTCTTGTTTCAGATGTCCTCAAATGGCAGAATCGCAGAAGTGAAGAACTTGCCATGTTCGAAAAGATTCTTGAGGCTCTTTCTCCATCAAATTTCAAAATAAGATTGTCTTTGCCAACACGGATATCGCTTGATGATGTTCGAGATATTCCGACAGTGGCGTTGCCTTACGGAAATGTTCCTGTACTCCATACTTCTTCGGGAATCCGCCGCATTTTGACTTTGGCTTATTGCCTTACTTGGGTATACTCTGAACATTGTCGTGCATGTAATGTGGCGGGAATGTCGTATGATTCGAGAATGACATTCTTGATGGACGATGTTGAAGCGAACCTGCACCCTGATTGGCAGGGATCTATTCTTGAATCAATCTTTGCTGCAATTTCTGCCTTGCGTGGTTCCCTTGAAAATGTGCAACTGTTTGTAGCGACAAAATCACCGATGGTGACCGGTTGGGCAAAGGTGCATTTTGATTTCCCGCTTGACGGAATGCTTGAGTTACGAGAGGATGAAAAAAAATACGTAATGTTGGATGATAGCCCGTTACTCACTTGCAAGATTTAAATTTTTTTGCTAAAATTTAAGTGAATTCGGCTGGGCTCCACACCATTAAAGAGAGTATATAGGATGCTGGAAAGAAGTCGCACCGCAAGGGACCCTCTTAACTCTCACTAGAGGAAACCCAGAAGTCTTGGATATGCGCCCAAGAGGCCGAATTCTTTTTATATGCGATTAGTCACGACACCAACGCTAAGGTAGGACACTGGGCTAATCTGCAAATGTATGTTTCTCCGAAGATTATCTGTGAA
Coding sequences:
- a CDS encoding AAA family ATPase — its product is MLRKIVIENLGVFRHLSMEFAPRLNILCGTNGTGKSFLLDSVWFALTHRWPIEPVTSIKKARIECIGSDSSGDHMDYSASFDRSEQEWTWSPDKFDNTGLVFYARADGGLCVADSVQGNSLALSLHEIWNGREKSGKFVCEGLVSDVLKWQNRRSEELAMFEKILEALSPSNFKIRLSLPTRISLDDVRDIPTVALPYGNVPVLHTSSGIRRILTLAYCLTWVYSEHCRACNVAGMSYDSRMTFLMDDVEANLHPDWQGSILESIFAAISALRGSLENVQLFVATKSPMVTGWAKVHFDFPLDGMLELREDEKKYVMLDDSPLLTCKI